In a single window of the Gemmatimonadota bacterium genome:
- a CDS encoding AI-2E family transporter: protein MSVFDTNHQRAAWLVALLGVGIFIALVPYASGLLGAPILFVVFGGVHEWLVPRVRSRALASSLVIVLAIVLIVVPLVWMVSLLVGQAQSAVQGVINSPVLDRISTFEIAGYPIGPDLKAAGAKAATFVGGGAISFLGTATRLTLNLLFTFFGLYYLLQDPKGAWRGLRPYIPFSDENVAILQDRFVAVTKSTIVGTGVSSVAQGILIAAAFTVSGLGNGVFWGVVTVVFSILPVVGGGLIWGPGALYLYTTGRPGAAIGLVLFGGIVVGNIDNLIRPMISNRYAQIHPLITLVGAIAGVSYIGLLGLLVGPLALSYFFELLTMYRREYLRPVVSAS, encoded by the coding sequence ATGAGCGTCTTCGATACCAATCATCAGCGTGCCGCCTGGCTGGTCGCCCTGCTCGGCGTCGGCATCTTCATCGCCCTGGTCCCCTATGCCTCGGGATTGCTGGGCGCCCCGATCCTGTTCGTGGTCTTCGGCGGAGTCCACGAGTGGTTGGTGCCGCGGGTGCGGAGCCGAGCGTTGGCGAGTTCGCTGGTGATCGTGCTGGCGATCGTGCTGATCGTGGTGCCGCTGGTATGGATGGTGTCGCTTCTGGTCGGGCAAGCGCAGAGCGCCGTCCAAGGCGTCATCAATTCGCCCGTCCTCGATCGGATCTCGACCTTCGAGATCGCGGGTTATCCGATCGGCCCCGACCTGAAGGCCGCTGGCGCCAAGGCCGCGACGTTCGTCGGTGGCGGCGCCATCTCGTTCCTCGGCACGGCGACGCGGCTGACGCTGAACCTGCTCTTCACCTTCTTCGGACTCTACTACCTGTTGCAGGATCCGAAGGGGGCGTGGCGCGGGCTCCGCCCGTACATCCCGTTCTCCGACGAGAACGTCGCGATCCTGCAGGATCGTTTTGTCGCGGTGACCAAGAGCACGATCGTCGGCACTGGCGTCTCCTCGGTCGCGCAGGGGATCCTGATCGCAGCCGCCTTCACCGTCAGCGGGCTGGGCAACGGTGTCTTCTGGGGCGTCGTGACCGTGGTCTTCTCGATTCTCCCCGTCGTCGGTGGCGGGCTGATCTGGGGGCCGGGCGCGCTCTACCTCTACACCACCGGGCGACCCGGCGCGGCGATCGGCCTCGTCCTCTTTGGCGGCATCGTGGTCGGCAACATCGACAACCTGATCCGCCCGATGATCTCGAATCGCTATGCGCAGATCCACCCGCTGATCACGCTGGTCGGCGCGATCGCCGGGGTGAGCTACATCGGGCTGCTCGGTTTGCTGGTCGGTCCGTTGGCGTTGTCGTATTTCTTCGAGCTGCTGACGATGTATCGGCGGGAGTATTTGAGGCCGGTGGTGAGTGCGTCGTAG
- a CDS encoding enoyl-[acyl-carrier-protein] reductase, with translation MLPIDLRGKRAFVAGVADDGGFGFAIAKALAEAGATVCIGTWPPALGIFEALIERGKIAESLTLRDGSPMVFEKIYPLDAAYDTMDDVPAEVKESKRYRDRGDFTIAGVVASLRKDFGEQPLDIVVHSLANGPEVRKQLMDTSRRGYLDAISISAYSHVAFVRELGPLMRPGGSFVSLSYLAGQRVVPGYGGGMSTAKAALESDTRTLAFEAGRRHGVRVNTISAGPYASRAATAIGYIRTMLRYYRENSAIVRDLDAEDVGHVAAFLASSLGTGITGTVIYVDNGYHAMGMPQLTPDADDPG, from the coding sequence ATGCTTCCGATCGATCTCCGTGGCAAACGCGCCTTTGTTGCCGGCGTCGCCGATGATGGCGGCTTCGGCTTTGCCATTGCCAAGGCCCTGGCCGAGGCGGGTGCCACCGTCTGCATCGGCACCTGGCCCCCCGCACTGGGGATCTTCGAGGCGCTGATCGAGCGCGGCAAGATCGCGGAGTCGCTGACGCTTCGTGATGGCAGTCCGATGGTCTTCGAGAAGATCTACCCGCTCGATGCCGCCTACGACACGATGGACGACGTCCCCGCCGAGGTGAAGGAGAGCAAGCGCTACCGCGACCGCGGGGACTTCACCATCGCCGGGGTGGTCGCGTCGCTCCGCAAGGATTTTGGCGAGCAGCCCCTCGACATCGTCGTGCACTCGCTCGCCAACGGCCCCGAGGTCCGGAAGCAGCTGATGGACACGTCGCGTCGCGGCTACCTCGATGCCATCTCGATCTCGGCGTACAGCCACGTCGCCTTCGTGCGCGAGCTCGGCCCGCTGATGCGGCCCGGTGGGTCGTTCGTCTCGCTCAGCTACCTCGCGGGCCAGCGCGTGGTGCCAGGGTATGGCGGCGGGATGTCCACGGCCAAGGCGGCACTCGAGTCCGACACGCGGACGCTCGCGTTCGAGGCAGGGCGGCGTCATGGGGTGCGGGTCAACACCATCTCGGCTGGACCGTACGCCTCGCGCGCCGCCACCGCGATCGGCTACATCCGCACCATGCTCCGCTACTACCGGGAGAACTCGGCGATCGTGCGCGACCTCGACGCCGAGGACGTGGGGCACGTCGCCGCCTTCCTGGCGTCGTCGCTGGGGACGGGGATCACCGGCACGGTGATCTACGTCGACAACGGCTACCACGCGATGGGAATGCCGCAGCTGACCCCCGACGCGGACGACCCGGGTTGA
- a CDS encoding ABC transporter ATP-binding protein, whose amino-acid sequence MLTCEALGHEYPSGGESLDVLKDINFHLDAGDFLAIVGPSGSGKTTLLGLLAGLDRPSRGRVLLDGVDLGTLDEDARARLRREKVGFIFQSFQLIPTLTARENVQVPLELAGADDAVARADALLARVGLGARAHHYPGQLSGGEQQRVAVARAFSTRPKILFADEPTGNLDAANGATVVELMTALNAEFGTTLVLVTHDLELAALARRTIRLADGAIVSDTTR is encoded by the coding sequence ATGCTGACCTGTGAAGCCCTCGGCCACGAGTACCCCTCGGGTGGCGAGTCGCTCGATGTCCTGAAGGATATCAACTTCCACCTCGATGCCGGCGACTTCCTCGCCATCGTCGGTCCCTCGGGCAGCGGCAAGACCACGCTGCTTGGCCTGCTCGCCGGGCTCGACCGTCCGTCACGTGGACGCGTCCTGCTCGACGGCGTGGATCTGGGGACGCTCGACGAGGATGCCCGCGCACGACTTCGCCGCGAGAAGGTCGGCTTCATCTTCCAGTCGTTCCAATTGATTCCGACGCTCACCGCCCGCGAGAATGTGCAGGTGCCACTCGAGCTGGCCGGTGCCGACGATGCCGTCGCCCGCGCCGATGCGCTGCTGGCGCGCGTCGGCCTTGGCGCGCGCGCGCATCACTACCCCGGACAACTCTCCGGCGGCGAGCAACAGCGCGTCGCGGTGGCGCGGGCCTTCTCGACCCGCCCGAAGATTCTCTTCGCCGATGAGCCGACCGGCAATCTCGACGCCGCGAACGGGGCGACCGTGGTCGAGTTGATGACGGCGCTCAACGCCGAATTCGGCACGACGCTGGTGCTGGTGACGCACGATCTCGAATTGGCCGCCCTCGCGCGACGGACCATCCGACTCGCCGACGGCGCGATCGTCTCGGACACCACCCGATGA
- a CDS encoding zinc-dependent metalloprotease, translating into MHHRSSVATLGALLVLVTGCAKSAPKAAPTPAARPAGAPTTPADSGARPGGAPGAGPAAARTGPKPYKDVITAKAKSDPGAFTVHQVADKWYYEIPRAMLGREFIVVSRIAETASGIGYGGTMNGSNVVRWVRNGDKVYLRQVSFSTVADSTKPIAMAVRNSNVEPIIAGFDVASYGADSTLVVDVTPLYTTDVAMLGLPSFMKTQYQIRRLDPARTYLESMRSFPKNIETRVVMTYDAGAAPSNPSAGSITIVMNHSMLLLPEKPMMARLMDSRVGYFGVQQTDYGREEDRVIRRRFISRWRLEPKDTAAFLRGELVEPVKQIVYYIDPATPEKWVPYLIQGVNDWQAAFEAAGFKNAIVAKRAPTPAEDPEFSVDDARYAVIRYLASDIENASGPHVPDPRSGEILESHIQWYHNVMNLLRNWYLIQTAAINPNARMVDFDDKVMGELIRFVSSHEVGHTLGLPHNMKASSSYPVDSLRSPTFTAKYATAPSIMDYARFNYVAQPGDGAVAMNPRIGVYDKYSISWGYRPIIGAKSPDEEKATLDQWIKLHENDPMYRFGDPSGTDPGSQTEDLGDDGVKAGRYGIMNLKRIMPKLMEWSYEKGADYTQLNEMYGQVGAQWQRYMGHVLTIVGGVDYTRKNMDQVGGQYTAITEARQREAVRFLTAEALQTPTWMIDEAIFDRVGVLGATDRIKGYMTGVMGQLLQAGRLNRLAELQTLGTGTYTPAELMADVRTGVWTELSSGKAPDAYRRTLQRAWIDRLGALMAPPAPPAGLPAAAAGPNVSQSDLQALARVELATVRGQLAAAAGKGDAITRAHYADAAARIKEILEPRK; encoded by the coding sequence ATGCATCATCGTTCATCCGTTGCCACTCTCGGTGCCCTGCTCGTCCTCGTGACGGGCTGCGCCAAGTCGGCGCCGAAGGCCGCGCCCACGCCGGCGGCCCGGCCGGCCGGCGCGCCGACCACCCCCGCTGATTCCGGCGCGCGTCCGGGCGGCGCACCCGGTGCCGGACCGGCCGCCGCCCGCACCGGCCCGAAGCCGTACAAGGATGTGATCACCGCCAAGGCGAAGAGCGACCCTGGCGCCTTCACGGTCCATCAGGTCGCTGACAAGTGGTACTACGAGATCCCGCGCGCCATGCTCGGCCGGGAGTTCATCGTCGTCTCCCGCATCGCGGAGACGGCATCCGGGATCGGCTACGGCGGCACGATGAACGGCAGCAACGTCGTGCGTTGGGTCCGGAACGGCGACAAGGTCTACCTCCGCCAGGTCTCCTTCAGCACGGTGGCCGACAGCACGAAGCCGATCGCCATGGCGGTCCGCAATTCCAATGTCGAGCCGATCATCGCCGGCTTCGATGTCGCCTCCTACGGCGCCGACTCGACCCTCGTCGTCGACGTGACGCCGCTCTACACCACCGACGTGGCGATGCTGGGCCTGCCGTCGTTCATGAAGACCCAGTACCAGATCCGTCGCCTCGACCCGGCGCGGACCTATCTGGAGTCGATGCGCTCCTTCCCGAAGAACATCGAGACGCGCGTCGTGATGACGTATGATGCGGGCGCGGCGCCGTCGAATCCGTCGGCCGGGTCCATCACCATCGTGATGAACCACTCGATGCTGCTGCTGCCCGAGAAGCCGATGATGGCGCGGCTCATGGACAGCAGGGTCGGCTACTTCGGCGTGCAGCAGACCGACTACGGCCGCGAGGAGGATCGGGTGATCCGCCGCCGCTTCATCTCGCGCTGGCGCCTCGAGCCGAAGGACACCGCCGCCTTCCTGCGTGGCGAGCTGGTCGAGCCGGTCAAGCAGATTGTCTACTACATCGACCCGGCGACCCCCGAGAAGTGGGTCCCGTACCTGATCCAGGGCGTCAACGACTGGCAGGCCGCCTTCGAAGCCGCCGGCTTCAAGAACGCCATCGTCGCCAAGCGCGCCCCGACGCCGGCCGAAGATCCGGAGTTCTCGGTCGACGACGCGCGCTACGCCGTGATCCGTTACCTCGCCTCCGACATCGAGAACGCGAGCGGGCCGCATGTCCCGGATCCGCGCAGCGGCGAGATCCTGGAGTCGCACATCCAGTGGTACCACAACGTCATGAATCTCCTGCGGAACTGGTACCTCATCCAGACCGCGGCGATCAACCCGAACGCGCGGATGGTGGACTTCGACGACAAGGTGATGGGCGAGCTGATCCGCTTCGTCTCCTCGCACGAGGTCGGCCACACCCTCGGCCTGCCGCACAACATGAAGGCGTCGTCGTCGTACCCGGTGGACTCGCTCCGCTCGCCGACGTTCACGGCGAAGTACGCGACCGCCCCGTCGATCATGGACTATGCCCGCTTCAACTACGTGGCCCAGCCGGGCGACGGCGCGGTCGCGATGAATCCGCGGATCGGCGTCTACGACAAGTATTCGATCTCGTGGGGCTATCGCCCGATCATCGGCGCCAAGAGCCCCGATGAGGAAAAGGCGACGCTCGACCAGTGGATCAAGCTCCACGAGAACGACCCGATGTACCGCTTCGGCGACCCGTCGGGCACCGACCCGGGCTCGCAGACCGAAGACCTCGGCGACGACGGCGTGAAGGCCGGCCGCTACGGCATCATGAACCTGAAGCGCATCATGCCGAAGCTGATGGAGTGGAGCTACGAGAAGGGCGCCGACTACACCCAGCTGAACGAGATGTACGGTCAGGTCGGCGCCCAGTGGCAGCGCTACATGGGCCACGTCCTCACCATCGTCGGCGGCGTGGACTACACCCGCAAGAACATGGACCAGGTCGGCGGGCAGTACACGGCGATCACCGAGGCGCGCCAGCGGGAGGCCGTCCGCTTCCTGACGGCCGAGGCGCTGCAGACGCCGACGTGGATGATTGACGAGGCGATCTTCGATCGCGTCGGTGTCCTCGGCGCGACCGACCGGATCAAGGGGTACATGACTGGTGTCATGGGCCAGCTGCTCCAGGCCGGCCGCCTGAACCGCCTGGCCGAGTTGCAGACGCTCGGCACCGGCACCTACACGCCGGCGGAGCTCATGGCCGACGTGCGGACCGGCGTCTGGACGGAGCTGAGCAGCGGCAAGGCGCCGGATGCCTATCGCCGCACCCTCCAGCGGGCCTGGATCGACCGTCTCGGGGCGCTGATGGCCCCACCGGCCCCGCCGGCCGGGCTTCCGGCCGCTGCGGCTGGCCCGAATGTCTCCCAGTCCGACCTCCAGGCGCTGGCTCGGGTCGAACTCGCCACGGTCCGTGGCCAGCTCGCGGCGGCGGCTGGCAAGGGTGACGCCATCACGCGGGCGCACTACGCCGATGCGGCAGCGCGGATCAAGGAGATTCTCGAACCGCGGAAGTAG
- a CDS encoding FtsX-like permease family protein, giving the protein MTSLGFVLRLASREARAARKRLLLLTASVTAGVGALVAVNSFTDNLTVSVAEQAQALLGADLAFTGRKPLAEIPAATKWIDSLAKLPGTKVARSVSLAAMAYLQTSGNARLVQLRTVDPGWPFYGAVETAPAGSWPRLQAGDALVDPSLLPALGAKVGDTLSVGEGRFHIIGTVVNVPGDVGLQMAFGARVFIATSQLASTKLLGFGARVQHEDFVQLAPGRDAQAIAKAARPQLRGDRVGVRTVADDRDNLTNALTRLGNYLGLVALAALLLGGLGVASAVHVFIRQRLDSIAVLRCLGATSGQIFAVYLMQAVGMGLLGSALGALFGVGLQQVMPMVLADFIPVDVRVLPSPRAIAIGMSLGIWTSAVFALLPLLGIREISPLATLRRSVTPLRIRWDLYRALAVVALVASVVGLAAVQVGSLVQGAWFAAAVGGALLVLWLASLALMWAARRFTPASWPYLWRQGLANLHRPANQTVTVVLALGFGAFLLTTLFTAQHNLLQDLKLDGGGKSGRPNLVLFDIQPDQRAAVNAALASEGLPGDRFEPIVPMRITSVKGKPVTALLGGAEGVAADTSGPDSAAQSREQGRRGPGGRRGGAGGGAWAFRREYRSTYRSVLGPAERVTSGNWFGTDSTKRGTADSNAVAISMEEDLAEEMGVTLGDRITWDVQGVPVYSVITSLRAVNWARFEPNFFVVFAPGALERAPHSLVTLARVPDAAARGRIQRRLAEGAPNVTTVDLGEVQRALESVVDRIILAIRFMALFSLATGTVVLVGAIATSRWQRVREGTLLRTLGATRGQVLRILSVEYAALGLGAAIVAAVLAGGAGWALSRFVFESRFTLPLWPMLGLAAGLVGLTTLVGLWNSLDVLERPPLEVLRAE; this is encoded by the coding sequence ATGACCTCGCTCGGCTTCGTGCTGCGCCTCGCCTCGCGCGAGGCGCGGGCGGCGCGCAAGCGCCTGCTCCTCCTCACGGCCTCCGTCACGGCCGGCGTCGGCGCCCTCGTCGCGGTCAACTCCTTCACCGACAATCTCACTGTGTCGGTGGCCGAGCAGGCACAGGCACTGCTCGGTGCGGACCTCGCCTTCACGGGCCGCAAGCCGCTCGCCGAGATTCCTGCGGCGACGAAGTGGATCGATTCCCTCGCGAAACTGCCGGGCACCAAGGTCGCGCGGTCGGTCTCGCTCGCCGCGATGGCCTATTTGCAGACCAGCGGCAATGCCCGCCTGGTGCAGTTGCGCACCGTCGATCCCGGCTGGCCGTTCTACGGCGCCGTCGAGACCGCGCCCGCGGGGAGTTGGCCGCGACTGCAGGCTGGCGACGCGCTGGTCGATCCCTCGCTGCTGCCGGCGTTGGGCGCCAAGGTGGGCGATACGCTCTCGGTGGGTGAGGGACGCTTCCACATCATCGGCACGGTCGTAAACGTCCCCGGCGACGTGGGACTCCAGATGGCGTTCGGCGCCCGCGTCTTCATTGCCACGTCGCAACTCGCCTCGACCAAGCTGCTCGGCTTCGGTGCGCGGGTGCAGCACGAAGACTTCGTGCAGCTCGCGCCGGGCCGCGACGCCCAGGCGATTGCCAAGGCGGCCCGCCCACAACTCCGCGGGGACCGCGTCGGGGTGCGCACCGTTGCGGATGATCGCGACAACCTCACCAACGCCCTCACCAGGCTCGGCAACTACCTCGGGCTCGTCGCGCTTGCCGCGTTGTTGCTCGGCGGACTCGGCGTCGCCAGCGCGGTGCACGTCTTCATCCGGCAACGCCTCGACAGCATCGCGGTGCTCCGCTGCCTCGGTGCCACCTCGGGCCAGATCTTTGCCGTGTACCTGATGCAGGCCGTCGGGATGGGGCTGCTCGGCTCCGCGCTGGGTGCGCTCTTCGGCGTGGGGCTGCAGCAGGTCATGCCCATGGTGCTCGCCGACTTCATCCCGGTCGACGTCCGCGTCCTCCCCTCGCCGCGTGCCATTGCCATCGGCATGAGCCTCGGGATCTGGACATCGGCGGTGTTTGCCTTGCTGCCGCTCCTCGGAATCCGCGAGATCTCGCCGCTGGCGACACTCCGGCGCAGCGTGACGCCGCTCCGCATTCGCTGGGACCTCTACCGCGCGCTGGCCGTGGTGGCGCTGGTCGCGAGCGTCGTGGGCCTCGCCGCCGTGCAGGTCGGCTCCCTGGTGCAGGGTGCCTGGTTCGCCGCCGCCGTCGGCGGCGCCCTCCTGGTGCTCTGGCTGGCCTCGTTGGCACTGATGTGGGCCGCGCGTCGATTCACGCCGGCCAGCTGGCCCTACCTCTGGCGCCAGGGGTTGGCCAATCTGCATCGTCCGGCCAATCAGACCGTCACAGTCGTGCTGGCACTCGGTTTCGGGGCCTTTCTCCTGACGACGCTGTTCACCGCGCAGCACAACCTCCTGCAGGACCTGAAGCTCGACGGTGGGGGCAAGTCGGGGCGGCCCAATCTGGTCCTCTTCGACATCCAGCCCGACCAGCGAGCGGCGGTCAATGCGGCGCTGGCCTCGGAGGGGCTGCCGGGCGACCGTTTCGAGCCGATCGTCCCGATGCGGATCACCTCGGTCAAGGGGAAACCGGTCACCGCCCTCCTGGGTGGTGCCGAGGGCGTCGCGGCCGACACCAGCGGCCCGGACAGCGCGGCCCAGAGCCGCGAACAGGGTCGCCGGGGACCGGGGGGACGGCGCGGGGGGGCCGGCGGCGGGGCGTGGGCATTTCGCCGGGAGTACCGCTCGACGTATCGTTCGGTCTTGGGTCCGGCAGAGCGGGTCACCTCCGGCAACTGGTTCGGCACCGATTCCACCAAGCGCGGCACGGCCGACAGCAACGCCGTCGCGATCTCGATGGAAGAGGATCTCGCCGAAGAGATGGGGGTGACGCTCGGCGACCGGATCACCTGGGACGTGCAGGGGGTGCCGGTCTACAGCGTGATCACCTCGCTCCGTGCGGTGAACTGGGCCCGATTCGAACCCAACTTCTTCGTCGTCTTCGCCCCGGGCGCGCTTGAGCGCGCTCCCCATTCGCTGGTGACGCTGGCGCGCGTCCCCGATGCCGCGGCTCGCGGCCGCATTCAGCGGCGACTGGCCGAGGGCGCGCCGAATGTGACGACGGTGGACCTGGGCGAAGTGCAACGCGCCCTGGAGTCGGTGGTGGACCGGATCATTCTGGCAATTCGCTTCATGGCGCTCTTCTCGCTGGCCACCGGCACCGTGGTGCTCGTCGGCGCCATCGCCACGTCGCGCTGGCAGCGCGTGCGCGAGGGGACGCTGCTCCGGACGCTCGGCGCCACGCGCGGGCAGGTGCTCCGGATCCTGAGCGTCGAGTATGCGGCACTCGGGCTCGGGGCGGCGATCGTCGCTGCGGTATTGGCAGGAGGCGCCGGCTGGGCACTCTCCCGCTTCGTGTTCGAGTCACGCTTCACGCTGCCGCTCTGGCCGATGCTCGGCCTCGCGGCAGGATTGGTCGGCCTGACCACGCTGGTCGGGCTCTGGAATTCCCTCGATGTACTCGAGCGCCCGCCGCTCGAGGTCTTGCGTGCCGAATAG
- a CDS encoding OmpA family protein has protein sequence MRLTGYVAAIALLAVAPLAAQSKGTFEIGGFGRYTDYTNAYLIRGPDDNRIGGGGRIGYFVGNNLALELTGSLNPTDLRGNQANVPSTIGAISRPLRATPISAHLVYNAPLSGLFSLMVGAGPSYTKLTKGIDEGYMGVGGMVGLRVKPTSWLNLRLETLADYIPSGFGDNSNTYLGHQAGVSLLFGNGGCDHAKDMIGITPMSATLLPNGTQQFTADATYCGKPDAVVYRLSGPGKVDSLTGMYTAAGEGTAQVMAYSKKGKLMSTANVTVRAPAPPPPAPVVRPTPPPPAPPAKPAYAFALQSVHFKFDRSDLTKGGMDTLNTVATTLKEHAEVNVDVVGHTDWISTNAYNMKLSQARAETVKKYLISQGVAADRIAVKWRGEEEPIADNKDAAGRAKNRRVEIKGGN, from the coding sequence ATGCGTCTCACAGGGTACGTTGCGGCCATCGCGCTGCTCGCGGTGGCTCCGCTGGCCGCCCAATCGAAGGGAACCTTTGAAATCGGCGGTTTCGGTCGGTACACCGATTACACCAACGCCTACCTCATCCGTGGTCCGGACGACAATCGGATCGGCGGCGGCGGGCGGATCGGTTACTTCGTCGGCAACAACCTCGCGCTGGAGCTGACCGGGTCACTGAACCCGACCGACCTCCGCGGCAACCAGGCCAATGTGCCGTCGACCATCGGCGCGATCTCGCGTCCGTTGCGCGCGACGCCGATCAGCGCCCACCTCGTCTACAACGCCCCCCTCAGCGGCTTGTTCTCGCTGATGGTCGGCGCGGGCCCGAGCTACACCAAGCTCACCAAGGGCATCGACGAAGGCTACATGGGCGTCGGCGGCATGGTCGGCCTCCGCGTCAAGCCGACCAGCTGGCTGAACCTGCGCCTCGAGACCCTCGCGGATTACATCCCGAGCGGCTTCGGTGACAACTCGAACACCTACCTGGGTCACCAGGCCGGCGTCTCGCTGTTGTTCGGCAACGGTGGCTGCGATCACGCCAAGGACATGATCGGCATCACGCCGATGAGCGCCACGCTGCTGCCGAACGGCACCCAGCAGTTCACCGCCGACGCGACCTACTGCGGCAAGCCGGACGCCGTGGTCTATCGCCTCAGCGGCCCGGGCAAGGTCGACTCGCTCACCGGCATGTACACCGCCGCTGGCGAGGGCACCGCGCAGGTCATGGCGTACAGCAAGAAGGGCAAGCTGATGTCGACCGCGAACGTCACCGTCCGCGCGCCGGCTCCGCCGCCGCCGGCCCCGGTCGTTCGTCCGACCCCGCCGCCGCCGGCCCCGCCGGCCAAGCCGGCGTACGCGTTCGCGCTGCAGTCGGTCCACTTCAAGTTCGATCGCTCGGACCTGACGAAGGGCGGCATGGACACGCTGAACACCGTCGCGACCACCCTCAAGGAGCATGCTGAGGTCAACGTCGACGTGGTCGGCCACACCGACTGGATCAGCACCAACGCCTACAACATGAAGCTGTCGCAGGCGCGTGCCGAGACCGTCAAGAAGTACCTCATCTCGCAGGGTGTCGCTGCCGACCGGATCGCGGTCAAGTGGCGTGGCGAGGAGGAGCCGATCGCGGACAACAAGGACGCGGCCGGACGTGCGAAGAACCGCCGAGTCGAGATCAAGGGCGGCAACTAA
- a CDS encoding ABC transporter permease: MSWHSLLIGARALSANPLRTALAALGVIVGTGALVAVLAVADGVEAYARQQIAATTDLQLVHISSRTNRTLDGLTLPRPDTLRLTETHLATLRAALGGIGSATLRFSGGATLGGFPDDSARGTEVISLEAGPPIVEENALLAGRWLSIEEVRDSSAVGVISMALAGRLTRSTDYTRALGRRITLEGTSVEIVGVTAKPDNSQMIAWVPQTRFAGLVAPPFRGALPSLLLGGSTLESTAEVVSRATAWMRALPPGDADRLALANRSDRLRQAQQSMLVFKLLMGSITGISLLVGGIGIMNVLLASVFERTREIGVRRATGARRRDIVVQFLAESVAITASGSAVGVALGLATAFGVASFMRARTQAEVYAAVTGDTLAVAAGSAILVGLVFGLYPALRAARLSPIDAIRHE, encoded by the coding sequence ATGTCATGGCACTCCCTTCTCATCGGCGCCCGTGCGTTATCCGCCAACCCCCTTCGGACCGCCCTCGCGGCCTTGGGCGTCATCGTCGGCACCGGGGCGCTGGTCGCTGTCCTTGCCGTTGCGGATGGCGTGGAAGCCTATGCTCGGCAGCAGATTGCGGCGACGACCGACCTGCAGCTGGTTCATATTTCCTCGCGAACCAACCGTACCCTCGACGGACTCACGCTGCCCCGTCCGGACACCCTTCGGCTCACCGAAACCCACTTGGCGACGCTCCGCGCCGCGCTGGGTGGCATCGGCTCGGCCACCCTCCGGTTCTCCGGCGGTGCGACGCTGGGAGGCTTTCCCGACGACTCCGCGCGTGGGACAGAAGTGATCTCACTCGAGGCCGGACCGCCAATCGTGGAGGAGAACGCGCTCCTCGCGGGACGATGGCTCTCGATTGAGGAGGTCCGGGATAGCAGTGCCGTCGGCGTGATCAGCATGGCCCTGGCTGGCCGACTGACCCGCAGCACGGACTACACGCGTGCGCTGGGCCGTCGGATCACGTTGGAAGGCACGTCGGTGGAGATCGTCGGCGTGACGGCCAAGCCGGACAACTCCCAGATGATCGCGTGGGTTCCGCAGACACGCTTCGCTGGACTGGTGGCACCGCCCTTTCGCGGTGCCCTCCCCTCGCTCCTGCTCGGGGGATCCACCCTTGAATCCACCGCCGAGGTCGTCTCGCGGGCAACCGCCTGGATGCGCGCCCTCCCTCCCGGAGATGCGGACCGGCTGGCGCTGGCCAACCGCAGCGACCGACTGCGGCAGGCGCAGCAGAGCATGCTGGTGTTCAAACTCCTGATGGGATCGATCACCGGCATCTCCCTCTTGGTCGGCGGCATCGGCATCATGAACGTCCTGCTGGCCTCGGTCTTTGAGCGCACCCGCGAGATCGGTGTCCGACGAGCGACCGGGGCAAGGCGGCGGGACATCGTGGTGCAGTTCCTTGCGGAGTCGGTTGCGATTACCGCGAGCGGGTCGGCGGTCGGTGTGGCGCTCGGACTCGCGACGGCCTTCGGCGTGGCCTCCTTCATGCGCGCTCGAACGCAGGCGGAAGTGTATGCGGCCGTGACCGGCGACACCTTGGCCGTCGCGGCCGGCTCGGCGATCCTCGTCGGCCTCGTCTTCGGACTCTATCCCGCGCTCCGGGCCGCTCGCCTCTCCCCCATCGACGCCATTCGGCACGAGTAG
- a CDS encoding arylesterase, translated as MAPPRATVLLVGTSLTAGYGLDPSQAWATLLQARVDSAGLPFLVVNAGVSGETSAGALRRTDWLFGQGPIRVLVVETGANDGLRGQPVDSLRANLDLILTKAAALTPKPILVVAGMEAPPNLGRRYAEEFRAVFPAAARTHGAVFLPFLLDGVAGVEALNQPDGIHPNPQGARRVLDNVWKTLRPILDSLSRQP; from the coding sequence GTGGCCCCGCCGCGGGCCACGGTGCTGCTGGTGGGCACCTCGCTGACGGCCGGCTACGGGCTGGACCCGTCGCAGGCATGGGCCACGCTGCTGCAGGCCAGGGTGGATTCGGCCGGGCTCCCCTTTCTGGTGGTCAACGCCGGCGTGAGCGGCGAAACGTCGGCGGGGGCGCTCCGTCGCACCGATTGGCTCTTCGGCCAGGGGCCGATCCGTGTCCTGGTCGTGGAGACCGGCGCGAACGACGGGCTCCGGGGGCAGCCGGTTGACTCGCTGCGCGCCAACCTCGACCTGATCCTCACCAAGGCCGCCGCCCTGACGCCGAAGCCGATCCTCGTGGTGGCCGGGATGGAGGCGCCACCGAATCTTGGCCGTCGCTACGCTGAGGAGTTTCGCGCGGTCTTCCCCGCCGCGGCCAGGACCCATGGCGCGGTCTTTCTCCCCTTCCTGCTCGACGGCGTCGCCGGGGTGGAGGCGCTCAACCAGCCCGACGGCATCCACCCCAACCCGCAGGGCGCCCGGCGGGTGCTGGACAACGTCTGGAAGACACTGCGCCCCATCCTCGACAGCCTGAGCCGCCAACCGTAG